A segment of the Hemicordylus capensis ecotype Gifberg chromosome 6, rHemCap1.1.pri, whole genome shotgun sequence genome:
tgttcttttttcaatGGGTAAGATACATGACTGCAAATCTTTAACACGAGCCAACAAAAATTAGATATGTTGTGTCTTATAAAATGTAGATTTAAGCAACTTCTTTGCAACTAACAGTAGTGTTAAATGataattatttgtatttttaaattattctaacAATACCAAACAAAACTAAAACATACATCCAAATGATACAATGAGCATTAtcattatttgtatttatttgccctggctaccagtttgtttcaaggtccaattcaaggtgctggttttgacttttaaagcccttaatggtttggccCCTGGATACCTGatggaccacctgctcccaagtaTTGCTATCCACTTGGTGAAGTCagctgagggggctctgctctgggtgtcaacaatgagggaggctcagctgttgtgtaCGTGGGACaggtccttctctgttgctgcccccagactctggaatgctcccccagtggctattcactcctcggtctccatcacagtttttagaaagcatgtgaaaacttgtGTCTTTACCTAGACTTTTATATgactgtctctactgctgcttctttgtattgtgtatggttatcttatgcttgtattttaaatctttttagtcagatctatgcttttatattttagcttaatattttaattgtgtaattttaatagtcttgttttaatttttctgtgtgaaccgccttgtgattgttttaatgaaaggcattttacaaatttaacaatcaatcaatcaataatgtttAGAGAGATCTTCACAGAATTAGCTATCACATGAAGCACATGCAGAAAGATCTTTGCTGATATGAGAAATGTTCTACTGAATAATTATTTGTTGATTTAAGAAactaaaatttttaaataattgagTCTGACCATGTTTCTGCATCAGATGcacatatttattcaatttatcaTCAAAACAAATCTCATACTGTAGTGAATAAATGAACAAACCTATATGGAGGATTACTGTTGTACCCACACCAATGAAGGCACAAGACTTAAAGGGTTACAACCTAAAGCCAAATTAAACAGCAACCAAGGGAGTGGCTCTTCACCTCCCTAATGTGTGGTAACTAATGAGTCACCACAGTAATTGTGAGTCCCTTACTATATCAGTTTGGGTGATTACACCcttgctcccccctgctaactgagcaaaaaggtacctttttaaagtggtgatttctttatttagcagggggagagcaagctggccctatccagcaccaACACAGTACCCCTACACTGgtacagtacccctccagtggctgttgctggagtgacatctatcttgtgtttcttgtttagattgtgagccctttggggacagggagcctttatttatttatttacttacttacttacttatttattatatctgtgtaaaccactttgggaacttttgttgaaaagcgatatataaatactcattgtattcatattcagaGCAGCATTATTCGTATTCAAAGCAGCATTATAGGGCTGGTTGCTGCTCCTCTTAACCAACGAACGAGATCAAGGCATCTGCAGGCAGAATCACCACTTCTTAAGTCATGCAGTCTTTAAGTTTGGCAATGCCCCTGTAGCTTAGAAAAAACCCTCAGCTAATATGCCCCAAACTGTACAGCCATGAGTGCCTGATTAAGGACTGCTTCTAATGCTAAACAGATGCTCACAAATCTTAAATTCCCAGATCATACACTATACCTTCAGCTGTGACCAGGAAAGGACCCTAACTTAGGAATTGATTTCATGATTTACTGTTAAAGCTTATATTCTGAATGCTACTCAAGTTCACTTATATCATAATCACCACTAGCATTGTCAGCTCCTTTAATAAAGGCTTCTTTGCCTGTAATAAACCAAGTACAGGTAGAAATTCAACTGATGCAACTTTGAGAATCACATCTACAAAGTAAAATGCCGCATTTATTGAAATCCCACTTCTCATGCAGCTGTTTGCAACCCTCAATCTCATCTGGCAAAGAGCTTCACTACTACTGAACAGGAAAGAATGACTTACCTATAAATCTGAGTGCTCTTAACTGGAGGTTTGAAAAACCAAGGCAAAATAACTAAAGGACGAATGAAAGAGAATAGACCTCCAATTATGGCTTTTCCTGGGCTGTACAAACTGTCTTGGGTGGGCCTATTCAAATGACATTTGTTGTTTATTTTCTGAGACACTAGatgaggaagaagcagcagcagcaacaacaatagcAACCACCTGAGTGCAAATGCATGTCTACCTATGCCACTGCTGCACACCAGCATTCTTAAGTACACCTCCTGTTACAAGGATCATCAAAATAGGCAACTTATTTGAATGTAACACATTTGATAAATGGAAATTCAGTCTGTGGATACAGAGACTTCATGGGGAATCTATTGCCTATTTGGTAAGCTAATGAACAAATGATTGAATTAGTCCTACTCATTTATAAAACAGCGTCCTCATTCTTTGTGGAAGTATGTAACTTCAGTAGAGAAATGAGGTCATAATTTAATCCCCTCTGTTTTTAATCTGGATGTTTTTGTTATTGAATCTTAGATCTGgaaaattaataatagtaattttgataattacagaGTAGATACAGGTCTCTCTGATGACATAGATATTATGTTTGCGCAACTGGGAAAAAAGTCTCAAAGTTTTGACAAAACTTATTCTCAGTAAGGAGTATTGGAAAGATTTTGATTTTTGGCACTATTGTGAGCAGATGGACATTAGCCACATGTCACATTAGACTTAACAATTTGATAAGGGGCGTTGTCGTATGGCTGTTGGGGAAAAttaattcttttattttatttatttttattttattatatacactcataataataatttattatcaGAAGAAATGATAACTTTAACATACATTAATGAACAATTACTTGCAAATTTTTCATCTTTCAGCATAATAAACTATTTACACCACCAGTTGTGCAACCTGACAACATCTTCAGCTAGCTCAAGGACTAGTATGGGACAGACATTCCTTTCTTAGTGCAACAGCATCATACTAcatccttgtgctagtgcaacagcatTGTGCAGAGGAcaacctgtttctctttggaaacttatgTTTTGTTTCCCCAGATGATAATTTCTCTAAACTAGGCCGAGGCCCTGTGTAGTTCTGTGCTCctgagttagggcagatgaaaccagcccctcccccaATGTCAAagctagtgtttggaacaagtaaagcattcagaagcatctgccCTCACAATAAGCAAGAAGTTTAGCCTgtagaacaaagccaaaaggatcacaacagcagcaactgttgtaccccaacaaagagaggttcttttctgggtcagtagccaaacacttcaccagccgagaaggattataaaaggctttatttgctctatagtagcaaagGTCCTGGATAGCTAGCACTCAAGTCCAAGACCCCGTtcatttacaagcatgacatatttataaCCTAGAAGATGATACAtaggtactgcccctttcctttgtctggactttcagtaaatttccagctaacttctgtgcatgtattcttttaggtgaatacctcatcaccttcttatctggtctctcctggccctccttggcacagaaaagcaactccttataaggaatcccccaggccccccttacacagacagaatatatCAAAGATAACATGGCTTCGGTCTGGTTTAGGCCTACACCACAACCACAACACATCAACCACaaccaagggcatagcaaggtcagagtgggcccagagacaagattttaaaatgcccccgcctTCACTgacgctcagctcatgaagtaaagaaatcttaaatgaggctgaatagtggtaaattgtggacaatgcaagtcatttaatggtactagagaaagacatgttgttctggtagctccaggtcttaacactcacatccgtttcggagaatgaatacaactgaaggaagcctgggcgtgtgcgcggctgggggagtcagtcatgtgacttgcctctggggccccccaaggcagaggccccccagacaactgtctccccttgccctattatagttacgcccctgaccacaACACATCATAAATAAGCCTGACATCAGTGGATCAAACATTTGCAGTACATCTCTGCACTTTTGCAATTTATCCTACTGGGATACAGATCAGAAGGGGTATGTGTTGGAGCTTGgttggagagagcaagaagatgtatAGCTGGGGTGTGTGGCACTGAACAATAGCCTGttgaacctcactcacctgccagtgaaggtatCAAGATAATGGGTTTCATGACAAGCAGAAACAGGTGGTCTACAACCAGTCTATTACCCCTGGCTATTACACAGCCATGAGGTGGTGCAGGATCTGTGTCTGGGAAGCTGTGCTGTATGTGGGCCACAAGACTTAATTCTTTATTCCTGCTGTTTTCATGTAGCTCAACTCCCCTGGCATGGCAGCAGCTACTGCTCCAGtggcagaagaagcagaaagagGGAAAAGAGGATGTACTGCATAGTCACTGCATCTGGTCCACATTGTTGCACTAGAGCACTGTTGTACCAATGCCTAAAATTGTGCACACGCAGCTGTATGACACTGGAGCTATGATTTCCAATGGCCGTAGTACTGTGCAACCGTGTTGGCACAATTTTAGACATTAACGCAGCAGCATTGTAGTGCAACTatatgggtttttgttttaaacacctgcagcagtgtgggtgatGCTGAAACTGCCTGTGGGTGCTGACTGGTATGTGGAATACTAGGGGAAAGAACAGAGCATTCTCAACTTTTCTTTGCATTTGCTGTTCTCCCTCCAAATTCACGGCAGTGAAACTTGTCCCTCTCCAGGAGAGCTTCACTTATTGCAATCTTACAAGGCAATGCAATCGAGAActcagaataaaaataaattgctCACACAGTCAATATTGgatgatttttttcaagtgttacAAATGAAATTCCAAATTTTGAGGTTTCACATCTGAATGTATGTACCATTTATTGacgtgttgttttttttaaaaaaaacccactacatTTGAAGACttacatacattttatttatttatttatttatttatttatttatttatttaacatttatatcccgctcttcctccaaggagcccagagcggtgtactacatacttaggtttctcctcacaacaaccctgtgaagtaggttaggctgagagagaagtgactggcccagagtcacccagctagtttcatggctgaatggggatttgaacttgggtctccctggtcctagtccagcacactagaAAAGGTGTGGAATTCAAAATATTATGCACTAGACCCAGGGCATTCTAACTTTCATTTCTCAAAATCTAAATTAAACATTGCAGGAACCACCACCCTCTGTCTACCCATTTCTTCAGCACGCTGTCACCTCTGCCATTTTCCTCAGGCTTCTCtcaatcccactcttccttctgtttcttgATTTTTGGTCCATTACATTTAATACTTACACCAGAGTGAGTTTTCATATGATTGCTATGTAATTGTCTAACCTATGAGTCAACAAGCCCAATGTTTGAAACCCTTCTCTGCAGTAGCAGACAGTGAGGGccacggggtggggagggggtggcgaGAGCCACCTtgaagagtaaatgaattggtgcttacctccactctcaccacacctgaatgctgcttggagaagcagagCACTGCtcagcaccccctgtggtggggTATCACCTCCACCATTCACTTGGCCTCTGTGGAGCTAATCCCCTGCCCGTGGCCAAGTAAGTGGCAGATgcaatcccctgccacagggggtgctgggtggcacactgcttCTTCGAGCAGCATACAGGTGTGgcaagagcggaggtaagcaccaattcttttactcttaaatagggctgctcaacttgggccctcctgcagatgctggcctacaattcccataatccctggctattggccactgtggctggggattgtgggagttgttgtccaaaaacagcggaGGGGCCTAaattgaacaggcctgctcttaaaggtgcctcttgtcaTCCCCGCCGCCCCAGCAGCAccctcaccagccgctactgctTCTCTGTCATTAATGTACAAGGAGGCTTTGGAGAGAATACTCTTTCTCAGACCTATTTTAGAGAGTTGTTGTTTATAAAAATTAATGAATACACCATACAGGAGATGGAAAGGAGAAGTAACTGGGGATGCTTTAGCTGTGGACATTCTGCACTGAGCAGCGGGTTGGACTAGATGAATTTCAAGGTACCTTCCGACTGTAACATTCTATGTTGATAGTATTGGTTAGGTAGTTGTAATGGTTGCAAGCTACCTTCAGTAGCATTCTGTACAGTCTACAAATCCCTAAATCAGAagctcagtgtggtgtagtagttagagtgttggactaggactagagtCACCCAAACTCAAATCcacattcagtcatgaaactaactggatgactctgggccagtcacttatttctcagtgtTACCTATCTCATagagctgttgtgaggatgaacataaccatgtacactgctctgggctcctaggcaaaagagtgggatagaaatgtaaatattcAAATATATAAGTAAGTtaataaacaaactaactaatAAATAACTGTTTAGCAATAGTAATtctttttagccttctttccttaaggaaagtgagcttatgagatcaccgggCATTCTGTGTGGATAGTATctactttgcaatgcctagacctcTGCCATTTTCCTCAGGCTTCTCtcaatcccactcttccttctgtTACTTGATTTTTGGTCCATTACATATAATACCTatataataattcgatttctataccgccgttccaaaaatggctcagggcggtttacaaagagaaataaacaaataagatggctccctgtccccaaagggctcacattctaaaatatgaaaaacattctaaatatgaaacaaattgggtacagttgtagggatacatagggacacctcaatggtgtagtttgtgatgatgtcatccaccctgattcaagatgttggatgcataaacatttgaggcgcaagtggactaacttgtgaatcacctaactgaTTGGaaataaatttgctacagctgtagggacacatacagaTGTCTCAATGGCctagtttgtgctgatgtcatccaccccaattcaaggtgggtcatccaccccaattcaattaAATCCACTACACAGATGGACggacatttaaggctgaagtgggctaacttctgaggatgctaattatcaattaagattatagtgaaaggaacatcggaacataggaagctgccatagaccataggtctatctagttcagtattgtcttcacagactgggagcagcttctccaaggttgcaggcaggaatctctctcagccctatcttggagatgccagggaaggaaatgctgcaatatctatctatctatctatctatctatctatctatctatctatctatctatctatctgatattGCTTTATTccagcaatatatatatatatatatatatatatatatatatatatatatatgagatatGCAATCATACCTGTTTAAATCTGCTATTCCACACAATGGCTTGATTTACTACACAAGTAAAATTAATAACAGTGATTTTGAGAATGACAGAGTAGGTAAATGGCTTCTTGGTGGTTTGCACAACTAGAAAAACATGTTTGTAGGAGGTCATGAAATCTAATCTCTGCTCCTCAGTATTATTACTGGACCAGTATTATTGGATATATATAATCCTAACTGGCCcattataataatatattttttatccCACTTCTTGACAAaaaagaaagttctcaaagtgatatGGCAGTCATGAGAAAAGTTGGCTTGTAATGTATTATTTTGAGTATATGGACATTTGCCATGTGTTGGGCCTGACTTCATGAATGCAAGGCACTGTTATGTGGACTGAGGGGGGAAATTATTCTCCACATGAATGTGGTTGCTGAGTAGGACTACTCAGTCAGTGCCAATCACATCATCATCAGTGAAGTTCTGACTAAAAAGAGAAAGGAACAAGAGGATTCCATCTGCCTAGCAGATAATTCTGTTTAGATTGAATCCTTACTCTGACTCAGAAGCAGTTCACATGCAGGGACAGCAccagaaataaaattgattgggggtgggcacagaaggggcaaagtgtgcTTATGGGTGGTCAAATTGttcctgaaacagaaatggggagtaagtggtagtggtggggaactaCTTGTCTGAGTGGGCACTTGTCCACTCTGGAGCCACCGTTACTAGCACTCCATGAGTCATTTCATAAGGTTTTGTAGATAAGGTTGCTGACACGAAAAGGTGGAACTCTCCTATCTCAACAGGACCCAGGGGAGCAGCTTAAGAAATCTCAAGAGACAGAACCCAACCAAATTTGAGTGATGCCAAGGAGGCCAAAGTGCGAAGACCAGAAGGATAGAGGTCAGAGCCTAGAAGATCAGAGAAATCTTATGCAGTCCAGGTGAAATCCAGTGTTAACATTACGGTGGTTGCACAAACGGAGGGGAGCCCATTAATACTTGTGCAGAACCCACAGAAAAAGATGTTCTGTTCATCTAAGATGTACAAAGATGCATTTGCTACAAATCTCCTGCCACTGAGCAATGCTATCCATTCATAACAGGTCACATATCAGACCGGTCAAACATAATCCAAAGTACAACTGCAAAAAAGCGAgaattaaaattacattaatgGAAATTAAACATTCACAGAGACATTCTAGAATACAGCCCCAAGGACAGGAAGTAGTGAGgtctggaagaggaggagggctgaTTGTTGCCATTTGGAATTTTGGAGTACTCCCACTGAATGCTAAAAAAAACTCCACTCAAGGGCTTAAATCCAATTACGTTAGTTGTGTTTacacaccactgaaatcaatgaaagaagtacacctagagcaccttccttatgaggcaaggttacaacacctggagctttttagtttagaaaaaagatgcctgagggggagacttgatagaggtctataaaatcatgcatggtgtggagagagttaatagagaaaaaaattctcctctcataacactagaatcaggggacATCCCAATAAACTTATTGCCAAGTaatttaggaatgacaaaaggaagtactttttcacacaatgtacaatcagcctatggaattctctgccacaagatgtggtgacagccagcagcctggatggctttaagaagggtttagataaattcatggaggacaggtctatcaatggctactagtctgagagctataggccaccttcagcctcagaggcaagatcccactaaataccagttgcaggagaacaacAACAAGACAGAGGACATGCCCTGACTTCTttcctctgggcttcccagaggcatctggtgggccactgtgttatacaggatgctggactagataggccttggtcctgaagCATCAGGGCttatcttatgtttttatgtaagttaatcatgactaaatcccattatTTTAAATAGCATTTAGGCTTGAACTAAATTTATCTGGATTAAAGTCAAGGTTTTATCTGAGCATTCCAATAAAACAGTCTAAATAGTTTTCACAGATTGCTAGGAGTGGATATTTATTTTCACCATAGTGCTTTTTCTCTTTCTACCTTTTTTTTCTGAAATTAGGAAAGCTGACTAGATCAATAATATCTTTTTCCATTTATGCCTTGTTTTTTTCTACCAGTTTGTTAATGCCCTGTGTCTCCTACTTTGTCTCAAATAATCTATTACTTGGGGTTTTTATTTTTGGAGGAATGGAAATAAACATGGTATCTCCATCTCTCGTGTCTACCTCCCATATGTATGGCAGTGCTGAAATATAAATCAAGAGTCTATCTATCCAAGTATTTTTCTCAATGTAATACATAATTCTAGACCTCACTGTGCAAAGCAGCCTGCATTCTCCTCAGTGCATCTTTCAGTGCTTCCTTCACCGTCTTGTTCCTGAAGCTATAAATAACGGGGTTCAGCAATGGAGTCACTACCGTGTTGAATACTGTGGCAATCTTGTTGAATTCTATAGAAGAGCTGCCAGATGGCTTGATATAGATGAAGATGGAGCTGCCATAATAAAGCGATGCCACAGTGATGTGAGAGGTGCAAGTGCCAAAGGCTTTCTTCCTGCCTTTGGCAGACGGCATCCTCATCACCGTGATAATGATACAGATATAGGAGACAGTTGTGACGGATACAGAGCTGAGAAGCATGAAGCAGGAAACTGCCAGGTCTAAGGCCTGGAGGAAGTGAATGTCAGAACATATCATCTCTAGCAGAGGACCACTGTCACAGAAGAAATGGTCAATAATATTGGGGCCACAGAAAGGCAGTCCAGCCTTCAGTACCATAGAGGCTGAAATGGAAAAGAAGCTGCACAGCCAACAAGATAGTACCATCAGCAGGCAGACTCGAGCACTCATTATAGCTGTGTACCTCAGTGGGCTGCAGATGGCCACATAGCGATCCACTGACATGGCAGCCAAGAGAAGGACTTCAGTGGAGCCAGCCACAAAGTAGATGTATCCTTGCAAGGCACAGGCAAAGAAAGAGATGGTGTTGTCTGTTGAGATGAGGAGGGTTAGCATCTTAGGTGTGACAGTTGTGGTGATGATAATCTCCAACCAGGAGAGATTCTTGAGGAAGAAGTACATTGGTGTGTGGAGGTGATGGTCCATTTGGATCAAGAGGATGACCAAAGCATTGCCAAGCAAAGTCAGTATGTAcatgaaaaggaagaggaagaagagtg
Coding sequences within it:
- the LOC128331061 gene encoding olfactory receptor 6M1-like — protein: MAFNTSSKPIITEVVLLGFSNLLQLQKPLFFLFLFMYILTLLGNALVILLIQMDHHLHTPMYFFLKNLSWLEIIITTTVTPKMLTLLISTDNTISFFACALQGYIYFVAGSTEVLLLAAMSVDRYVAICSPLRYTAIMSARVCLLMVLSCWLCSFFSISASMVLKAGLPFCGPNIIDHFFCDSGPLLEMICSDIHFLQALDLAVSCFMLLSSVSVTTVSYICIIITVMRMPSAKGRKKAFGTCTSHITVASLYYGSSIFIYIKPSGSSSIEFNKIATVFNTVVTPLLNPVIYSFRNKTVKEALKDALRRMQAALHSEV